In Gracilimonas sp., a single window of DNA contains:
- a CDS encoding alpha/beta fold hydrolase gives MKNKSLIIFSILSLLVITCNDKEPIPLLDKGYLTGAEGANIYYQVMGSGQDSIVVIHGGPGAGMHSVLPFVQPLAHNYVLIFYDQRGGGRSELPADTTKLKPQYFVEDLEAVRQHFGLEKMNVVTHSFGSVLVAEYAKKYPNHLKRIVFHGATGPDLQQELKLRSLKTAQAPPSPDTALSNRANLLLQKLLSGTASDPVETCREYEEINKKLARAKGDTITYEGTTCKAPPKAVHYYYRFTAQLAPRYYNGWDFTTELKHVNAPLLVIYGAEDSLMIPAQRAWVSSIPDSKLLLVPNAGKPAFSDNPDFVFPAIDTFFKGRWPANVRQ, from the coding sequence TTGAAAAATAAATCTCTAATCATATTTTCTATTCTTTCACTCTTAGTTATTACGTGCAATGATAAAGAACCGATACCACTGTTAGATAAAGGATACCTAACAGGTGCAGAAGGAGCAAACATATACTATCAAGTGATGGGAAGTGGTCAAGACTCAATAGTGGTAATACATGGTGGGCCAGGTGCCGGGATGCATTCTGTTCTTCCATTTGTCCAACCATTAGCCCATAATTATGTATTGATATTTTATGATCAAAGAGGTGGCGGACGATCAGAGTTACCGGCTGATACCACTAAATTAAAGCCTCAATATTTTGTTGAAGATCTGGAAGCAGTACGGCAGCATTTTGGTTTAGAAAAAATGAATGTAGTTACTCATTCCTTTGGATCTGTCTTAGTAGCTGAATACGCTAAAAAATACCCCAATCACCTTAAACGCATAGTTTTTCATGGTGCAACAGGGCCTGACCTTCAACAAGAACTCAAGTTAAGAAGTTTGAAAACAGCCCAGGCTCCCCCTTCACCTGATACTGCTCTTTCTAACCGTGCAAATCTGTTGCTACAAAAACTACTCAGCGGTACTGCTTCCGATCCCGTGGAAACATGCCGGGAGTATGAAGAAATCAATAAAAAACTGGCAAGAGCTAAAGGAGATACGATAACCTATGAGGGCACTACATGTAAGGCCCCACCCAAAGCAGTTCATTACTACTACCGATTTACTGCTCAGTTAGCTCCGCGATATTACAATGGATGGGATTTTACTACCGAACTGAAACACGTTAATGCTCCACTTTTGGTTATTTATGGGGCAGAAGACTCCCTGATGATTCCTGCACAACGCGCCTGGGTTTCTTCTATACCAGACAGTAAACTGCTACTGGTTCCTAATGCAGGTAAACCAGCTTTTTCTGATAATCCCGATTTTGTCTTTCCTGCTATTGATACTTTTTTTAAAGGAAGGTGGCCGGCAAATGTGAGACAATAA
- a CDS encoding DUF2723 domain-containing protein produces MFSDHKTTNKYLALLAFFASLIIYTLTLAPTASFWDSGEFIAVAHGLQVNHPPGAPFYSLVGRVFSMFMPAGYVAVSINFISALTSALTVMFLYLIVVRLVREWKGHPDNMDVMDKIGMYGGALIGALTFAVTDTFWFSAVEAEVYAMSMFFTAIVVWMALKWAENYDQPYNERWLVLIAYMFGIAIGVHLLNLLALFFVALIVYFKLKEFEWKSFLLMGFVSVIAFFAIYPFTIQNIPTIANGANDVTYGLIGPITFLFLFMLAVAYAIYYTHQKKMRLANIIAISYAMILIGFSSYSVIMIRSIADPPIDENDPETAEAFISYLKREQYGATPILKGNNFDRSTQQIDRENEKLFPRRYSPDPNHLDYYAQYSSDWSYFWDYQVNHMYIRYFNWNFIGREADIQDAGWRSGFEEPVYPDNKANNAYFFIPFLLGLFGMIYHFNSDWQRALAILALFIVTGLAIIVFLNQTPYQPRERDYAYVGSFFAFSIWIGLGVTSLVELIKGYANNKTLGYVAVAFCLLASPVWMGYQNWDDHDRSNRYVAPDYARNLLESTAPNSILFTNGDNDTFPLWYLQEVEGVRTDVRIVCLSLLNTDWYIKQLRDQWSHESAPLPISLSDEEVERVTSGISQWQPRTLEIPVDKEMLREAFSNDRSYKESIGVKPDTSLPILKKGIDFEMPVDSLEEVVSWNLNGRLYGQDQQGNKIYYLQTQDHLILDILQTNNWLRPVYFANTVSEQSQLNLQNYFRTEGKAYRVVPKNFGGGRDGYLDPEIFTDRLENFQFREWNNPDLYLDENIRRMLSNYRFSFMSLAMKYREQGKIDSAAYWLKWGEDKIPFREDETNYSIKLLYSIRYAQVGLAEDAIRLASTTEDELLEDLDRNLNKFAEIETQFSRLNSEFESAKAQGNIRLQREISQQLNQLNSEAQQYLTQVRTVRQSLTLTQYAYFQGENNEKAIQLAEQVNELMGPQFPAMPTTKEESENEIGRYGLN; encoded by the coding sequence ATGTTTTCAGATCACAAAACAACCAACAAGTATCTCGCTCTCTTAGCTTTTTTTGCTTCTCTCATCATTTATACCCTGACCCTTGCCCCCACGGCCAGCTTCTGGGATTCCGGTGAGTTCATCGCTGTTGCCCATGGCTTGCAAGTAAACCATCCTCCGGGAGCTCCTTTCTACTCGCTGGTAGGCCGGGTTTTTTCCATGTTTATGCCTGCAGGCTATGTGGCCGTCAGTATCAACTTTATCAGTGCACTTACTTCTGCATTGACCGTCATGTTTTTATACCTGATTGTCGTCCGCCTGGTTCGGGAATGGAAAGGGCATCCTGACAATATGGATGTGATGGATAAAATCGGGATGTATGGAGGCGCCTTAATTGGAGCACTTACCTTTGCCGTTACCGACACGTTTTGGTTCAGTGCGGTTGAGGCTGAAGTGTATGCGATGTCAATGTTTTTTACCGCTATTGTAGTTTGGATGGCTTTAAAATGGGCTGAAAACTATGACCAACCGTATAATGAGCGTTGGCTTGTTTTAATTGCCTACATGTTCGGTATTGCTATTGGAGTTCATCTCTTGAATTTACTGGCCCTGTTTTTTGTAGCCCTTATTGTATACTTCAAACTTAAAGAATTTGAATGGAAGTCCTTTTTATTGATGGGCTTTGTTTCAGTTATCGCTTTCTTTGCTATTTATCCATTTACTATACAGAATATTCCAACCATTGCGAATGGAGCGAATGATGTGACTTATGGATTGATCGGCCCCATCACTTTTCTCTTCCTGTTTATGCTGGCTGTAGCATATGCTATTTACTACACCCACCAAAAGAAGATGCGCCTGGCAAACATTATAGCCATCAGTTATGCTATGATTTTAATCGGTTTTTCTTCTTATTCGGTTATTATGATACGCTCCATAGCCGACCCGCCCATTGATGAAAATGACCCCGAAACGGCTGAAGCATTTATCAGTTACCTAAAACGTGAGCAGTATGGAGCCACGCCGATTCTGAAAGGAAATAACTTCGACAGAAGTACTCAGCAAATAGACCGGGAAAATGAAAAACTTTTTCCGCGCAGATATTCTCCGGATCCTAACCATTTGGATTATTACGCTCAATACAGCTCTGACTGGTCGTATTTCTGGGATTATCAAGTGAACCACATGTATATAAGGTATTTCAACTGGAACTTTATAGGCCGGGAGGCAGATATACAAGATGCCGGTTGGCGATCCGGATTCGAAGAACCGGTTTACCCCGATAATAAAGCCAATAATGCTTATTTCTTTATTCCCTTTTTATTAGGGCTTTTTGGAATGATTTATCATTTCAATTCGGATTGGCAGCGCGCACTCGCTATTCTGGCACTCTTTATCGTCACGGGGTTGGCTATTATCGTGTTCCTCAACCAAACTCCATATCAACCGCGTGAGAGGGATTATGCCTATGTGGGTTCATTCTTTGCCTTCTCAATTTGGATCGGATTAGGGGTCACCAGCTTAGTCGAACTCATAAAAGGCTATGCCAATAATAAAACTTTGGGATATGTCGCCGTTGCTTTCTGTTTGCTTGCTTCTCCGGTTTGGATGGGATATCAAAATTGGGACGACCACGACCGAAGCAATCGATATGTAGCCCCCGATTATGCCCGAAACTTGCTTGAATCAACCGCTCCTAATTCTATCCTCTTCACTAACGGAGACAATGATACCTTCCCGCTTTGGTATTTACAGGAAGTGGAAGGAGTACGTACCGATGTTCGCATTGTTTGTCTAAGTCTATTGAATACAGACTGGTATATCAAGCAATTGCGAGATCAATGGTCACATGAATCAGCTCCGCTGCCTATTTCATTATCAGACGAAGAAGTTGAGCGTGTAACTTCCGGAATCAGTCAATGGCAACCACGGACCCTGGAAATTCCGGTGGATAAAGAAATGCTCAGGGAAGCATTCTCAAATGACCGTTCATACAAAGAATCTATAGGTGTTAAACCGGACACTTCCCTCCCAATTCTCAAAAAAGGAATTGATTTTGAAATGCCGGTAGATTCGTTAGAGGAAGTTGTAAGCTGGAACCTGAACGGCAGATTATATGGTCAGGATCAACAAGGCAACAAAATCTATTACCTTCAGACTCAGGATCACTTAATCCTGGATATCCTGCAAACGAATAACTGGCTGCGTCCGGTGTATTTTGCAAATACGGTATCGGAGCAAAGTCAGCTTAATTTACAGAATTATTTTCGCACCGAAGGTAAAGCGTACCGGGTAGTTCCTAAAAACTTTGGGGGTGGCCGTGATGGCTATCTTGATCCTGAAATATTTACTGATCGCCTCGAAAACTTCCAGTTTCGTGAATGGAATAATCCGGATTTATACCTGGATGAAAATATCCGCAGGATGCTAAGTAATTATCGTTTCAGCTTCATGTCTCTGGCTATGAAGTATCGGGAACAAGGAAAAATTGACAGTGCGGCATATTGGTTGAAATGGGGCGAGGATAAAATCCCTTTTAGAGAGGATGAGACAAATTACTCCATTAAACTACTCTATTCAATTCGTTATGCTCAAGTCGGCTTAGCTGAAGATGCTATCAGGCTTGCAAGTACAACTGAAGATGAACTCCTTGAAGACCTTGACAGAAACCTCAATAAGTTTGCTGAAATTGAAACGCAATTCAGCCGACTTAACAGTGAGTTTGAAAGTGCGAAAGCCCAGGGAAATATCCGTCTTCAAAGAGAAATAAGTCAACAACTGAACCAATTGAACTCTGAAGCTCAACAATATCTTACTCAAGTTCGTACCGTTCGTCAGTCGCTGACTCTTACTCAATATGCGTATTTTCAGGGCGAGAACAACGAAAAAGCCATTCAACTTGCGGAGCAAGTGAATGAATTAATGGGGCCGCAGTTTCCTGCAATGCCCACAACTAAAGAAGAAAGTGAAAATGAAATTGGCCGGTACGGACTCAATTAA
- a CDS encoding DoxX family protein — protein sequence MTKRNKVIYWVATIWLALGMLAGGVQQLLQIGGYVEIITQLGYPLYFLSILGAWKILGVIAVLAPKFPLVKEWAYAGFFFAMSGAAISHITMDQPFTEALPSLVLLILTVTSWYFRPADRKIAFSNQKEQHES from the coding sequence ATGACGAAGAGGAATAAAGTCATCTATTGGGTTGCTACCATCTGGCTTGCATTAGGAATGCTGGCAGGTGGTGTGCAACAATTGCTGCAAATAGGAGGCTATGTTGAGATCATTACTCAGTTAGGTTACCCGTTATATTTTTTGTCCATACTTGGTGCATGGAAAATTTTGGGAGTGATAGCCGTGCTTGCTCCTAAATTTCCATTGGTGAAGGAATGGGCGTATGCAGGCTTCTTCTTTGCTATGTCCGGAGCGGCAATTTCACATATTACGATGGATCAACCGTTTACTGAAGCTCTTCCTTCATTGGTATTGCTAATCCTGACAGTGACTTCGTGGTATTTCAGGCCGGCTGATCGAAAAATTGCATTTTCTAATCAAAAGGAACAGCATGAATCCTAA
- a CDS encoding YdeI family protein: protein MNPKVDWFFDKAEKWREEFIKLRTLALDCNLTEELKWGCPCYTFQKNNIVLIHGFKEYCALLFHKGVLLKDPEDILIQQTKNVQSARQIRFTNVQQIDEMAAVIQAYIQEAIEVEKAGLEVDFKETSEYDIPEEFQVKLDENPYLKAAFEELTPGRQRGYLLHFSGAKKSTTRERRVEKCIPQILDGKGLHD from the coding sequence ATGAATCCTAAGGTTGATTGGTTTTTCGATAAAGCTGAAAAATGGAGGGAAGAATTTATAAAATTGAGAACGCTTGCCCTCGATTGTAACCTCACTGAAGAATTGAAATGGGGTTGCCCTTGTTATACCTTCCAGAAGAACAATATTGTCCTAATCCATGGATTTAAAGAATACTGCGCGCTTCTGTTTCACAAAGGCGTTTTGTTAAAAGATCCGGAGGATATTTTAATCCAGCAGACTAAAAATGTGCAGTCAGCTCGCCAAATCCGGTTTACCAACGTACAGCAAATTGATGAGATGGCTGCTGTCATTCAGGCCTATATCCAGGAAGCGATTGAAGTGGAAAAAGCCGGGTTGGAAGTCGATTTTAAAGAGACTTCAGAATATGACATCCCGGAAGAATTTCAGGTAAAACTGGATGAAAACCCATATCTGAAAGCTGCTTTTGAGGAACTAACCCCGGGGCGTCAAAGAGGGTACCTCCTTCATTTTTCCGGGGCCAAAAAATCCACCACCCGCGAGCGGAGGGTTGAAAAATGTATACCACAGATTTTAGATGGAAAGGGATTACATGATTAA
- a CDS encoding sodium-dependent transporter translates to MSANTNERFSSKLGLILSVLGIAIGTGNIWRFPRIAAQNGGEDGAGAFLFAWICFLILWSIPLIIAEYGMGRNGRKGIVGSFVALIGEKKGWLGGFVGFVATAIMFYYSVVASWCLYYLITSITTALPADLQQANAIWEGFQGSNWPLAGHAIVMFIGGFIVIKGISSIEKVNKVLIPSLLLVLIVSLFKALSLEGSGLGLEYLFTPDWSTLKKPQIWLEALTQNAWDTGAAWGLILTYAAYMRSTDDVTISAFQTGIGNNVVSLVAAMIIFSTVFGTLSPTMGNSEILEVMKTSGPASTGLTFIWMPQLFAKMGGGGIFAILFFLGLTFAAFSSLISMIELAVKVFVDMGAVRKRATMIICGAGFGFGIPSALNLTFFANQDFVWGVGLMVSGALISYAVIKYGTQKFREDLINTEERSSTLGKWWEIIIKYVVPIEVVTLLGWWMYLSAAEYAPDTWYNPLSPYSVATVLLQWAMALGLVWFFRKRLMGKKVKSDDLAEPGE, encoded by the coding sequence ATGTCAGCAAATACTAATGAACGGTTTTCCTCAAAACTTGGATTAATATTAAGCGTACTGGGTATTGCTATCGGTACCGGTAACATTTGGCGTTTCCCCCGAATAGCAGCTCAAAATGGGGGTGAGGATGGAGCCGGTGCTTTTCTGTTTGCCTGGATATGCTTCCTGATTTTATGGTCAATCCCACTGATCATTGCAGAATACGGAATGGGACGAAATGGCCGGAAAGGTATAGTAGGTTCATTTGTAGCATTGATTGGTGAAAAGAAAGGATGGCTCGGCGGCTTTGTAGGATTTGTAGCTACTGCCATCATGTTTTACTACAGTGTGGTAGCCAGTTGGTGCCTGTATTATTTGATCACGAGCATCACTACGGCATTACCGGCCGATCTGCAACAGGCCAATGCCATTTGGGAAGGATTTCAGGGGTCAAATTGGCCGCTTGCGGGGCATGCTATTGTGATGTTTATAGGCGGTTTTATTGTTATTAAAGGTATTTCATCCATTGAGAAGGTAAATAAGGTATTGATTCCTTCATTACTATTGGTATTGATTGTATCTCTGTTTAAAGCTCTTTCCCTGGAAGGAAGCGGACTTGGGCTTGAGTATTTATTCACTCCGGATTGGTCAACCCTTAAGAAACCTCAAATTTGGCTGGAAGCATTAACACAAAATGCCTGGGATACCGGGGCAGCTTGGGGGCTGATTTTGACTTATGCTGCCTATATGCGGTCCACAGATGATGTCACTATCAGTGCTTTCCAAACCGGAATTGGCAATAATGTGGTTTCTCTGGTTGCTGCTATGATCATTTTTTCAACAGTGTTTGGTACATTGAGCCCAACAATGGGCAACAGTGAAATACTGGAAGTTATGAAAACGTCCGGCCCGGCTTCCACAGGTTTGACCTTTATATGGATGCCACAATTGTTTGCTAAAATGGGCGGCGGAGGGATTTTTGCCATCCTGTTCTTCCTTGGATTGACGTTCGCCGCGTTCAGCTCTTTGATTTCCATGATTGAATTGGCGGTTAAGGTATTTGTAGATATGGGAGCTGTACGGAAAAGAGCTACTATGATCATTTGTGGTGCCGGTTTTGGGTTCGGAATTCCATCGGCATTGAACCTGACTTTCTTCGCCAACCAGGATTTTGTTTGGGGAGTTGGACTTATGGTATCAGGTGCACTTATCTCTTATGCCGTTATTAAATACGGTACACAGAAATTTCGGGAAGACCTTATCAATACCGAGGAACGCTCCTCTACTTTAGGCAAATGGTGGGAGATTATAATCAAGTATGTAGTACCTATAGAAGTGGTAACCCTGCTTGGTTGGTGGATGTATTTGAGTGCCGCAGAATATGCGCCAGATACCTGGTATAATCCACTTAGTCCGTATTCAGTAGCTACCGTACTGCTGCAATGGGCCATGGCCCTGGGCTTAGTTTGGTTCTTCCGTAAGCGGTTGATGGGAAAGAAGGTAAAGTCTGATGATTTAGCAGAACCAGGGGAATAG